A region of Allocoleopsis franciscana PCC 7113 DNA encodes the following proteins:
- a CDS encoding glycosyltransferase, with product MKLEEKCIHLWLPNLFEFKGGIQVYLQDLLEGLVDEFPNLSLAIFDQLDRSKPKTKFNSGNISFAFSGGVPDLLRIPHFATNLIVGTLTKQPNLIICGHLNFAPVAFWLHRLTGIPYWILVYGVDAWMVQDKWKIEALHAAEKIVSISSYTRDRLIKEQSLPFDKIPLLPVTFDASRFEIGHKPDYLLKRYGLKPEQPVILTVTRLASEDRYKGYDQILQALPEIRRQLPDVHYMLVGKGDDRPRIEQLIAQLHLQDCVTLAGFIPDNEIGDHYNLCDVFAMPSKGEGFGIVYLEALACGKPTLGGNQDGAIDALCNGALGALVEPDNVGAIAQTIVQILQGTYPNPLIYQPEALRQKVIDTFGFERFKQTLAELMQTFPIDSKS from the coding sequence ATGAAGCTGGAAGAAAAGTGTATTCATTTATGGCTACCCAACCTTTTTGAGTTTAAGGGAGGAATTCAAGTTTATCTCCAGGATTTACTGGAAGGATTAGTCGATGAATTTCCTAATTTATCTCTAGCTATTTTTGATCAACTTGATAGGAGTAAACCCAAAACCAAATTTAATTCAGGAAATATATCATTTGCATTCAGTGGCGGTGTTCCTGATTTATTGCGGATACCCCACTTTGCTACAAATCTCATTGTAGGAACACTCACAAAGCAACCAAACCTAATTATCTGTGGTCATCTCAACTTCGCGCCCGTCGCTTTTTGGCTTCATCGCTTGACAGGCATTCCCTACTGGATACTTGTCTACGGTGTGGATGCCTGGATGGTTCAAGATAAATGGAAAATAGAAGCATTACATGCAGCAGAAAAGATTGTTTCGATTAGTAGCTACACACGCGACCGCTTAATTAAAGAGCAAAGCTTGCCTTTCGATAAAATTCCCCTTCTGCCAGTCACCTTTGATGCTAGCCGATTCGAGATTGGTCATAAGCCCGATTATTTACTGAAGCGCTACGGCTTAAAACCTGAGCAACCAGTCATCCTAACGGTTACACGATTAGCAAGTGAAGATCGCTACAAAGGGTATGACCAAATCCTGCAAGCTTTACCTGAAATTCGGCGTCAGCTTCCAGATGTTCACTATATGCTAGTTGGCAAAGGTGACGATCGCCCCCGCATTGAACAATTAATCGCTCAACTTCATCTGCAAGACTGCGTGACATTGGCTGGCTTTATTCCTGATAACGAAATTGGCGATCATTACAATCTGTGCGATGTCTTTGCCATGCCCAGCAAAGGTGAGGGGTTTGGGATTGTTTACCTGGAAGCCTTAGCTTGTGGCAAACCTACCTTAGGGGGAAATCAGGATGGTGCCATTGATGCACTTTGTAACGGTGCATTGGGAGCTTTAGTTGAGCCAGATAATGTAGGAGCGATCGCCCAGACGATTGTTCAAATCTTGCAAGGTACTTATCCCAATCCACTGATTTATCAACCTGAAGCTTTACGCCAAAAAGTTATTGATACGTTCGGATTTGAGCGTTTTAAACAAACTCTTGCGGAGTTAATGCAAACTTTTCCAATTGACTCTAAATCATGA
- a CDS encoding UPF0182 family protein has translation MTRDQRRPFRNPIRNPIFRFVTVLLGVWLAWDLLSHLVAEVLWFSELGYLSVLLKRLAYQIGVGVLVCVTSAGFLLGNLFLANQFKYSDTSLISRLAPEEVRVSSQRLARINLRLDPLPQTAPRSIREGTGTAFRVDAPKSSLPLNLRSLLVVVFFLSLLVGMMLLHYGKIGLSLWHRDMSLLNVTPPLPTAFDWTSVQTLVQQAWNNEIWQIGVLVVVVVALIVNPQFWLIAIASAFSLFFALVLSAQWSRILLYFYPTLFEANDPLFGRDISFYIFNFPVWQLFDFWLGGLFIFGLAAVLLIYLLAGESFSDGKFPGFSQSQLRHLYALGAGTVAIVAVRYWLSRYELLYFTRGVTYGASYTDVTAQLPVNTALSLLTVAIALWLFVQTIFWFRHFQTSGRRELIALGVYLGVSVVAGVALPAAVQRFRVEPNEIAVERPYIARSIALTRAAFDLEDIEVETFNPQGTLTNNILENNELTIRNIRLWDTRPILQTNRQLQQIRPYYRFPNADIDRYTLKVAATGDSPIAPRTEDEGQEIEKTNIAPTKPLVTERQQVVISARELDYQGVPQQAKTWVNQHLIYTHGYGFTLSPVNTVAEGGLPAYFVKDIGTGADGGVEGALTTSSPLIRDSIPIGAPRIYYGEITNTYVMTSTRVREFDYPSGDENAYNSYDGTGGIAIGSLWRRVLFAQYLKDWQMLLTRDFTPQTQLLFRRNINQRIRAIAPFLQYDREPYLVAADAGQGNNVQNQNYLYWIVDAYTTSDRYPYSDPGKYGFNYIRNSVKIVIDAYNGSTDFYVADPQDPIIRSWSAVFPGLLKPLSTMPVTLHSHIRYPLDFFSAQSERLLTYHMTDPQVFYNREDLWRIPQEIYAAKSQPVEPYYLIMRLPTATSEEFILLNLYTPVTRNNLIGWLAARSDGDQYGNLLLYQFPKQELVYGPEQIEALINQDPVISQQISLWNRQGSRAVQGNLLVIPIERSLLYVEPLYLEAEQNSLPTLVRVIVVYENRIVMAQTLEQALQSIFEPPQQETPAIIRPVEEPALP, from the coding sequence ATGACTCGTGACCAACGCAGACCGTTCAGGAACCCAATCAGGAACCCAATTTTTCGATTTGTTACTGTGCTACTGGGCGTCTGGTTGGCCTGGGATTTGCTGTCTCACTTAGTAGCAGAGGTTTTATGGTTCAGCGAACTGGGTTACTTATCCGTGCTCCTCAAACGCTTAGCCTATCAGATTGGCGTTGGGGTTTTGGTGTGCGTTACATCGGCTGGATTTCTCTTAGGAAACTTGTTTCTTGCCAATCAGTTTAAGTATTCCGACACCAGCTTAATATCTAGACTTGCGCCTGAGGAAGTCAGGGTCAGTAGCCAGCGCCTTGCCAGGATTAATTTAAGGCTCGATCCGTTACCTCAGACAGCCCCCCGCTCCATTAGAGAGGGGACAGGAACTGCATTTAGGGTAGATGCTCCAAAGTCTTCCCTCCCTCTGAACTTGCGATCGCTCCTCGTGGTGGTGTTCTTCCTCAGCTTACTGGTGGGGATGATGCTGCTGCACTACGGTAAAATTGGCCTCTCCCTGTGGCATCGGGATATGAGCCTGCTCAATGTCACACCGCCCCTACCCACAGCCTTTGATTGGACATCCGTACAAACGTTGGTTCAACAAGCGTGGAACAATGAAATTTGGCAAATTGGGGTACTTGTGGTTGTTGTAGTAGCCCTGATTGTGAATCCCCAATTTTGGTTAATCGCGATCGCTTCAGCCTTTTCGTTGTTCTTTGCCCTAGTTCTATCCGCTCAATGGAGTCGGATTTTACTGTACTTCTACCCCACCCTCTTTGAAGCTAATGATCCACTTTTCGGTCGTGACATCAGCTTCTACATCTTTAATTTTCCCGTCTGGCAACTATTTGACTTTTGGTTAGGGGGGCTTTTCATCTTTGGTTTAGCGGCAGTATTGCTGATCTATTTGCTAGCAGGAGAGAGTTTTTCCGATGGGAAATTTCCTGGATTTTCTCAAAGTCAACTGCGTCACTTGTACGCCTTAGGAGCAGGAACGGTGGCGATAGTCGCTGTCCGCTATTGGCTCTCACGCTACGAATTACTGTATTTCACCCGTGGCGTTACCTACGGTGCTAGTTATACCGATGTCACTGCTCAATTACCCGTCAATACAGCACTGAGCCTGTTAACGGTTGCGATCGCCCTTTGGCTGTTCGTACAGACAATTTTTTGGTTTCGGCATTTCCAAACCAGTGGACGCAGGGAACTGATCGCCTTGGGAGTGTACCTAGGGGTGAGTGTGGTTGCAGGTGTGGCTTTACCTGCCGCTGTGCAACGCTTCCGGGTTGAACCCAATGAAATAGCCGTCGAACGACCTTATATTGCCCGCAGTATTGCCCTAACCAGAGCCGCATTTGACTTAGAGGATATTGAAGTTGAAACGTTTAATCCCCAAGGCACACTGACTAATAACATTCTGGAAAACAATGAGCTGACGATTCGTAATATCCGACTCTGGGATACGCGCCCTATCCTACAAACTAATCGCCAGTTGCAACAAATCCGCCCTTACTACCGATTTCCCAATGCGGATATTGACCGTTACACCCTGAAAGTAGCGGCAACGGGTGATTCCCCGATTGCGCCCAGAACGGAAGACGAAGGGCAAGAGATCGAAAAAACGAATATTGCTCCGACGAAACCACTCGTGACGGAACGGCAACAAGTGGTCATTTCCGCGAGGGAATTAGACTATCAAGGTGTCCCCCAGCAAGCAAAAACCTGGGTTAATCAACACTTAATTTATACTCACGGCTATGGTTTTACTCTCAGCCCTGTCAATACGGTTGCCGAAGGGGGACTCCCAGCTTATTTCGTGAAGGATATTGGCACGGGTGCAGATGGAGGGGTTGAGGGAGCGTTAACCACATCCAGTCCTCTGATTCGAGACAGTATTCCTATTGGTGCGCCTCGAATTTACTACGGAGAAATTACCAATACTTATGTGATGACTTCGACGAGAGTCAGAGAATTTGACTATCCCAGTGGGGATGAAAATGCTTATAACAGCTACGACGGCACTGGCGGTATTGCGATTGGTTCGCTGTGGCGTAGGGTATTGTTTGCTCAGTATCTCAAAGACTGGCAAATGCTGCTGACACGGGACTTTACACCTCAGACGCAGCTACTGTTCCGCCGCAACATTAATCAACGGATTCGAGCGATCGCTCCGTTTCTTCAGTATGACCGCGAACCTTACTTGGTGGCTGCCGATGCAGGTCAAGGGAATAACGTCCAGAACCAGAATTATCTCTATTGGATTGTGGATGCTTATACGACGAGCGATCGCTATCCTTACTCTGACCCAGGTAAATATGGTTTTAATTACATCCGTAATTCGGTCAAAATCGTGATCGATGCTTACAACGGTTCCACTGACTTTTACGTTGCCGACCCTCAAGACCCGATTATTAGAAGCTGGAGCGCGGTTTTTCCGGGACTGTTGAAACCCCTAAGCACCATGCCCGTTACCTTACACAGCCATATCCGATATCCCCTGGACTTTTTCAGCGCTCAATCGGAACGGTTGCTGACCTATCACATGACCGACCCGCAGGTCTTTTACAATCGGGAAGACTTGTGGCGGATTCCCCAAGAGATTTACGCGGCTAAATCGCAACCCGTGGAACCCTACTACCTGATCATGAGACTGCCAACCGCCACCTCAGAAGAGTTTATTTTGCTCAATCTTTATACTCCGGTGACGCGCAACAACTTAATTGGATGGTTGGCGGCTCGCTCTGATGGTGACCAATATGGCAATCTACTCTTATATCAGTTTCCAAAGCAGGAGCTTGTCTACGGGCCAGAGCAAATTGAAGCTTTAATTAATCAAGACCCGGTGATTTCTCAGCAAATTTCTTTGTGGAATCGTCAGGGGTCACGGGCGGTTCAGGGTAATCTATTGGTGATTCCGATTGAGCGATCGCTGCTTTATGTGGAACCGCTTTATCTGGAAGCGGAGCAAAATAGTTTGCCGACACTCGTCAGGGTGATTGTGGTTTACGAGAACCGCATTGTCATGGCTCAAACCTTGGAACAAGCACTCCAATCCATCTTTGAGCCTCCGCAGCAGGAAACTCCAGCTATTATTCGTCCGGTAGAGGAACCTGCCTTGCCTTAA
- a CDS encoding YdcF family protein: protein MKPFRPKRWKSRFFSLVSCAFLLLLSIIPVRLAIASYQAPHPQAILTLGGGRDREEFTAQFAQYYPSLEICVSSGLPPNLARPIFRAADIPDSRVHLDYRAVDTVTNFTSLVANFKHQGIQHLFLITSDFHMPRAKAIATIVLGSQGIAFTPVSIPSDKPLESEFHVLRDVGRALLWLVTGRTGAALRTNPIITKLSSV, encoded by the coding sequence ATGAAGCCTTTTCGTCCCAAGCGCTGGAAATCCCGCTTTTTCTCTTTGGTCAGTTGTGCCTTCTTATTGCTACTCAGCATCATTCCCGTGCGACTAGCGATCGCATCCTACCAAGCCCCTCACCCCCAAGCCATCCTTACCCTCGGCGGAGGTCGAGATCGAGAAGAATTCACGGCTCAATTCGCTCAGTACTACCCCTCCCTAGAAATCTGTGTATCTTCTGGCCTACCTCCCAATCTAGCGCGTCCCATCTTTCGCGCCGCCGATATCCCAGATAGTAGGGTTCACCTCGACTACCGCGCTGTCGATACTGTCACTAACTTTACTTCTCTAGTCGCTAACTTCAAACATCAAGGCATCCAGCACCTCTTCCTGATTACCTCCGACTTTCACATGCCTAGGGCAAAAGCGATCGCGACTATCGTTCTCGGTAGCCAAGGTATTGCCTTCACACCTGTTTCCATCCCATCCGACAAACCCCTTGAATCTGAGTTCCACGTTCTGCGTGATGTCGGTCGCGCCCTCCTGTGGCTAGTTACAGGCCGCACAGGTGCCGCCCTCAGAACTAATCCAATAATTACTAAGCTTTCATCAGTATGA
- a CDS encoding glycosyltransferase — translation MKVLHVIPSIAQVRGGTSQATLEMVKALRSQGVDAEIATTNDNGSDLLEVPLQQRIEYEQVPVWFFPRFSPSIKSLREFAFSRQLTTWLWQHITDYDLLHVHAIFSYASTVTMAIARLRRLPYVVQPHGLLCNWSLQQAASKKQIYLTLTEYANLNHSQALVFTSQQEQQQVSQLGLKPPSFILPLGLDLPSPIPDARHRLRQLLNVPEDEPVILFMSRLHPKKGLDYLISALGKLRDRRFTFVLAGSGSSDYEAEINNLLVSVGIDERTYRSGFVEGEMKDLLMQGADIFALTSYSENFGVAVLEAMAVGLPVVVTPGVALASVVEQYQLGYVAELDVAAITSAIQNYLDHPQAAKQMGNYARQIILEHYTWERIATQMINAYTSASLIEN, via the coding sequence ATGAAAGTGCTTCATGTTATTCCCTCGATTGCTCAGGTTCGAGGTGGTACTAGTCAAGCAACCCTAGAAATGGTTAAGGCACTGCGCTCACAGGGTGTAGACGCTGAGATTGCTACGACTAACGATAATGGTTCTGATTTGCTAGAGGTGCCCTTGCAGCAACGGATTGAGTACGAACAAGTGCCGGTCTGGTTTTTCCCTCGTTTCTCTCCCTCTATTAAATCTCTAAGGGAATTCGCCTTTTCCAGACAACTGACTACCTGGCTTTGGCAGCACATTACTGATTACGATCTATTGCACGTCCATGCCATTTTTTCCTATGCATCTACAGTGACAATGGCGATTGCCCGCCTCAGACGCCTGCCTTATGTTGTTCAACCTCATGGTCTACTCTGCAATTGGTCTTTACAACAAGCTGCTAGCAAAAAGCAGATTTACCTCACCCTAACCGAATACGCCAACCTCAATCACAGCCAAGCACTTGTCTTCACTTCCCAGCAAGAACAGCAACAAGTATCCCAGCTTGGTTTGAAGCCTCCCAGTTTCATCCTCCCGCTTGGTCTCGATCTACCTTCTCCTATACCAGATGCTCGTCACCGACTGCGGCAATTACTGAACGTTCCGGAAGATGAGCCTGTGATTTTGTTCATGTCTCGCCTGCACCCTAAAAAAGGCTTGGACTATCTCATATCGGCGTTGGGAAAACTACGCGATCGGCGCTTTACCTTCGTTCTAGCCGGGAGTGGTTCTTCTGATTATGAGGCTGAAATTAACAATCTTTTAGTTTCTGTTGGCATTGACGAACGCACTTATCGTTCCGGATTTGTCGAAGGAGAAATGAAAGATTTATTAATGCAAGGTGCCGATATCTTTGCTCTAACATCTTACTCCGAAAACTTTGGCGTTGCTGTCCTAGAGGCGATGGCAGTGGGTCTACCAGTTGTTGTTACTCCTGGTGTTGCTTTGGCTTCGGTGGTGGAACAGTATCAACTGGGCTATGTAGCAGAACTTGATGTTGCTGCGATAACATCTGCTATTCAAAACTACCTAGACCATCCACAAGCGGCTAAACAAATGGGCAATTATGCGCGTCAAATCATTCTTGAGCATTACACTTGGGAGCGTATAGCCACCCAAATGATTAATGCTTACACTTCTGCTTCTTTAATTGAAAATTGA
- a CDS encoding glycosyltransferase family 2 protein has translation MTISNKNKVYNLSEHFSNQHPSLLEKITPLILTFNESPNIDRTLQHLTWAKRIIVVDSYSTDATLEILQSYPQVQIFQRQFDTHGNQWNYGLNKVKTEWVISLDADYIITDELIAEIDSLQKDSLVDGYFAPFKYCVFGKPLRGTLLPPREVLFRKEKAIYFDDGHTQKLHVNGKSAKLSSYIHHDDRKPLSRWLWAQDRYMIIETEKLLKTPDSELSFGDCIRRQKILAPFVILFYCLILNKGILDGWAGWYYAFQRMLAEILLSIRLIETEKLHQGSNQHKTFSEIIPSSLPKSGKQELTEA, from the coding sequence ATGACTATTTCCAATAAAAATAAAGTCTACAATTTATCTGAACATTTCTCAAATCAACATCCATCTTTACTAGAAAAAATTACTCCCCTTATCCTCACCTTTAATGAATCTCCTAATATAGACCGTACACTTCAGCATCTTACTTGGGCAAAAAGAATCATTGTTGTTGACAGCTACAGCACAGACGCAACACTAGAGATTTTGCAATCCTATCCCCAAGTTCAGATATTTCAGCGTCAATTCGATACCCATGGGAATCAATGGAACTACGGTTTAAATAAAGTAAAAACAGAGTGGGTGATCTCACTAGATGCAGACTACATCATCACTGATGAATTGATTGCAGAAATTGATTCTTTACAAAAAGACTCGCTAGTCGATGGTTACTTTGCTCCGTTTAAATATTGTGTTTTTGGCAAACCGCTTCGGGGTACCTTACTACCACCTCGCGAAGTCCTATTTAGAAAAGAAAAAGCCATTTATTTTGATGATGGACATACACAAAAGCTGCATGTAAACGGAAAGTCGGCTAAACTTTCATCCTATATTCACCACGATGATCGCAAGCCTCTGAGCCGATGGTTATGGGCGCAAGATCGATACATGATTATTGAAACCGAGAAATTATTAAAAACACCGGATAGTGAACTGAGTTTTGGCGATTGCATTCGGCGGCAAAAAATTCTCGCTCCCTTTGTCATCCTGTTCTACTGCCTAATCCTGAACAAAGGCATCCTAGATGGTTGGGCTGGCTGGTATTACGCCTTCCAGCGAATGCTTGCAGAAATCTTGCTCTCGATTCGTTTAATAGAAACAGAGAAATTGCACCAAGGCAGTAACCAGCACAAGACTTTCTCAGAGATTATCCCATCTTCCTTACCCAAGAGTGGTAAACAGGAATTAACCGAGGCTTGA
- a CDS encoding class I SAM-dependent methyltransferase encodes MDIKYQCPICDFDQYCKPLASMAEKYVAIKCRECQVVSAYPIPSLDELNEYYSSYQPTQETPERLSTLVELHEGILEYLVAKIGHRENLSFLDYGFGVGAFLKQVAQKGFHAYGAEFSKQNCEQLENFSRQNNTQIHTIQLSDTPLESLSGKNFDCITLFQVIEHIINPLELLSSLSSLQNSGGILYIECPNNDALYLKVKNAIREQVNRGDFFDSLNPPQHLYGFNRHSMQVLLEKAGYMPLEISDYFYADGLHQVETLLWYPSFQNLLQNRSAWNFYGISKSLIGFFEPLASKFLGAGGGLYAVARKK; translated from the coding sequence ATGGATATCAAATATCAGTGTCCAATTTGTGATTTTGATCAATATTGTAAGCCACTCGCCTCAATGGCAGAGAAATATGTGGCGATAAAATGTAGAGAATGCCAGGTAGTATCAGCCTATCCAATACCTTCTTTAGATGAACTCAATGAATATTACAGTAGCTATCAACCTACACAAGAAACTCCTGAGAGGCTTTCTACATTAGTTGAACTCCATGAAGGCATACTAGAATACTTAGTTGCAAAAATTGGACATCGAGAAAATTTATCTTTCCTAGATTACGGATTTGGTGTTGGTGCATTTCTTAAGCAAGTTGCTCAAAAAGGATTTCATGCATACGGAGCAGAGTTTAGCAAACAAAATTGCGAACAACTCGAAAATTTTTCTCGACAGAATAACACGCAAATTCATACAATCCAATTATCTGATACTCCTTTGGAAAGTTTATCAGGTAAAAACTTCGATTGTATAACTCTATTCCAGGTAATCGAGCATATTATAAATCCCTTAGAGCTGCTATCTTCTCTATCATCGCTTCAAAACTCAGGAGGTATTCTCTACATTGAATGTCCAAACAATGATGCACTTTATCTAAAGGTCAAGAACGCGATTAGGGAACAAGTCAATCGAGGAGACTTTTTTGATAGCCTGAATCCACCGCAGCATTTATACGGCTTTAATAGACACTCTATGCAGGTACTCCTTGAAAAAGCTGGATATATGCCTCTTGAAATTAGCGATTACTTCTATGCTGATGGTCTACATCAGGTAGAAACTCTCCTTTGGTATCCTTCATTTCAGAACTTACTGCAAAATAGAAGTGCTTGGAACTTTTACGGAATTTCTAAGTCTCTGATTGGATTCTTCGAGCCTCTAGCTTCAAAATTTTTAGGAGCTGGGGGTGGGCTTTATGCCGTAGCTCGCAAGAAATAA
- a CDS encoding glycosyltransferase, with protein sequence MSKQTIGMLVYSNPDYYPPTVNAVHLLSEHFDVILMGRNQDPPDVEYPSNVTVHRLGRYTSVRERKQASPRAKFLEYINFVAQSRRLLKGVSLIYAYDAYAYTAAYLCRLAQLQPIPLIYQSHEIGDRLSSLSSLSGWVQRAEQAWIHQAKVIIFPDKDRATFFQKATNLKEQPVIVPNFPLKSFFCLPNDWTSVLQKRWESITLFYRGTISDTSAMREIVTSASILKNNVCIKFVGFLNETDAQELESWVNHLNMSPNFSYLGTLPYNDLTHKTLMATVGFALYKNTSFDRVACVTASNKIYEYAACGVPVIVSDFPNYREYLSGEPWVRFANPDDPQSLVSAIQDILSDFENYRKMCLAARAAFEQKFNYESAFSPIVSHIKNLVDSQKFLCV encoded by the coding sequence ATGAGCAAACAAACCATTGGAATGCTGGTTTATTCAAATCCAGATTACTATCCGCCAACAGTAAACGCTGTTCATCTTCTATCAGAGCATTTTGATGTCATTTTAATGGGTCGCAATCAAGACCCCCCTGATGTTGAATACCCTTCTAATGTTACAGTTCATCGCTTGGGGCGATATACATCAGTTAGAGAACGAAAGCAAGCTTCGCCTCGGGCTAAGTTTTTGGAATATATAAATTTTGTTGCCCAATCACGTCGCCTTCTCAAAGGTGTATCTCTAATTTATGCCTATGATGCTTATGCCTATACGGCTGCTTACCTTTGCCGTCTAGCGCAGCTCCAGCCAATTCCGCTCATTTACCAAAGTCATGAAATTGGCGATCGCTTATCTTCTCTGTCCTCGTTATCTGGATGGGTTCAAAGAGCAGAGCAAGCTTGGATACACCAAGCAAAAGTTATTATATTTCCGGATAAAGATAGAGCTACCTTTTTTCAAAAAGCAACTAATCTCAAAGAGCAGCCAGTAATTGTTCCTAATTTTCCCTTAAAGTCCTTCTTCTGCCTTCCCAATGATTGGACTTCAGTACTCCAAAAGCGTTGGGAATCTATCACTTTATTTTATAGAGGTACGATTTCAGATACAAGTGCAATGAGAGAGATTGTAACCTCTGCTTCTATTTTAAAGAATAATGTCTGCATCAAGTTTGTCGGATTCCTTAATGAGACTGATGCTCAAGAACTTGAGAGCTGGGTCAATCATCTTAATATGTCACCTAACTTTTCTTATTTAGGCACACTACCTTATAACGATTTAACACATAAGACATTGATGGCAACAGTAGGATTTGCTCTTTATAAAAATACAAGCTTCGATCGTGTGGCTTGCGTTACTGCATCCAACAAAATATATGAATATGCTGCCTGTGGCGTTCCTGTAATTGTCAGCGATTTTCCCAATTATCGAGAATATCTCTCTGGCGAGCCTTGGGTGCGTTTTGCCAACCCTGACGACCCTCAATCACTTGTATCTGCTATTCAAGATATCCTGAGTGATTTTGAGAATTATAGAAAGATGTGTTTAGCAGCAAGAGCTGCCTTTGAACAAAAATTTAATTACGAATCTGCCTTTTCACCGATAGTATCTCATATAAAAAATCTCGTAGATTCTCAAAAATTTTTATGTGTTTAA
- a CDS encoding O-antigen polysaccharide polymerase Wzy has product MYDYDPTQPSPEQLQKQWKSILKEQKKQLANRRYLKRLRWVLLFALVAGSGYLLDKRPASLSLDKGLLALGITWMGFLPSLQYLLDRNRPPMPFFPLVGIFYATSFGLPMFSSAKAVEERWSITNISVTALTVVLLGVAGMNLAFFTSKSSLWKKVSPIRLSESYTVGRLLTLLWVLLWSHIAFIYIPAIRQIPSIGHFLEPVGYLAYGMFFILYSRGLLPSIQTWILVGLCVPLEIVQRFTSGSLAQLMLLGLFTIIVIFYERKRIPIIFISITLVFFMAFNSVKGEYRNLVWFGGSASYLSPVEKAQLFIDLALKHYQNQGLTSNDDSSVDSTDGVISRTAHIIVFSAVVEDTPAKVPYWGGETYLPLLTSFIPRALLPNKPIDNTGNTFGRRYNYLARNDFTTSFNLPWIVEMYANFGTWGVLIGMSLVGALLAFLDQKFNHSGMSSLEFVIGTTILFRLIYQESNFSLMIGGLIPFGVALYVLFRLFLSGQKKPVSLIHD; this is encoded by the coding sequence ATGTATGATTATGACCCGACTCAGCCTTCACCCGAACAATTACAAAAACAATGGAAAAGTATCCTTAAAGAACAAAAAAAACAATTAGCAAATCGACGTTACCTTAAAAGACTACGTTGGGTTTTGCTATTTGCTTTAGTAGCAGGCAGTGGTTACTTATTGGATAAGCGTCCAGCATCACTTTCACTTGACAAGGGACTCTTGGCATTAGGCATAACCTGGATGGGGTTTCTACCCAGTCTCCAGTATTTACTAGATCGCAATCGACCACCCATGCCTTTTTTCCCACTGGTGGGAATTTTTTATGCTACTAGCTTTGGTTTACCGATGTTTTCTAGCGCTAAAGCAGTCGAAGAGCGTTGGTCTATAACAAATATCAGTGTTACAGCCCTAACCGTGGTGTTATTGGGTGTAGCTGGGATGAATCTTGCCTTTTTTACATCTAAATCATCGCTGTGGAAAAAAGTTTCTCCTATTCGTTTATCTGAGTCCTATACAGTAGGAAGACTCCTCACCTTACTATGGGTGTTGCTTTGGTCACATATAGCTTTTATTTATATACCAGCGATTCGACAAATTCCGTCTATAGGACATTTTCTAGAGCCTGTAGGATATTTAGCTTATGGAATGTTTTTTATTCTTTACTCACGCGGTTTATTACCATCAATTCAAACTTGGATACTAGTGGGTCTATGTGTTCCCCTTGAAATTGTTCAACGGTTTACTAGTGGTTCTTTGGCTCAATTAATGCTATTAGGGCTGTTTACAATTATTGTTATTTTTTACGAACGTAAGCGTATCCCTATTATTTTCATAAGTATTACTCTTGTATTTTTTATGGCATTCAATTCTGTAAAAGGAGAGTATCGTAATTTAGTTTGGTTTGGGGGTTCAGCTTCTTACTTAAGCCCTGTAGAAAAAGCTCAATTATTTATAGATCTTGCCCTAAAACACTATCAGAATCAGGGTCTTACATCAAATGATGATAGCTCTGTTGATTCTACTGATGGGGTTATAAGCCGAACAGCACACATTATTGTCTTTTCCGCAGTGGTAGAGGATACGCCAGCAAAAGTTCCTTACTGGGGGGGTGAAACCTACTTACCATTACTAACAAGTTTTATTCCCCGCGCTTTATTGCCTAATAAACCTATAGACAATACTGGTAATACTTTTGGTCGTCGCTATAACTATTTAGCTCGTAATGATTTTACTACGTCATTTAACTTGCCTTGGATTGTAGAAATGTATGCCAATTTTGGAACTTGGGGTGTATTGATAGGAATGTCTTTAGTTGGAGCGCTTCTGGCTTTCCTTGATCAAAAGTTCAATCATTCAGGAATGAGTTCGCTGGAATTTGTAATAGGCACTACAATTTTGTTTCGATTAATTTACCAAGAATCAAATTTTTCTCTAATGATTGGAGGCTTAATTCCTTTTGGTGTAGCTTTATATGTTTTGTTTAGATTGTTTTTAAGTGGGCAAAAAAAGCCTGTTTCCTTAATTCATGATTAA